TCAAAAGCCGGGAGAATTTAGCTGGGGAATGTCGGGTAATTTTACCTTTGCTAAGAGTAAAATTATCTTTATTGACGAGGCAAGTGGGACATTAGATTACCAGCGTCAGACAGGACGACCTTTGGGAACCTATTTGCTCTATAATGCTATTGGATTAAATAGAACTGAGGCAGATCTTAAAGGATCTCCGCAAGCTCCTGGTGCGCAAATAGGCGATTTAATTTTTGAGGATTATAATCAAGATGGTAAGATCACCGCAGATGATATGCTGCGGACAAAGTATGGAAATATACCACAGATCACCTATGGTTTTAGCTTAAATGCGGCTTATAAAAACTTTGATGCAGCAGTATTATTTTCTGGGCAAGCCAGGGTTAGCCAACATGTACTTCCCGAATCTGGTACGGTAGGGAACTTCTACAGCAGTTGGGCCGACAATCGATTTAATGCCGTTAATAACCCGAATGGCACATATCCAATGGTTCCCGAACGTGCTTCTTCGGCGGTCAGCGGGGGGCAGTATGGAAATAATTTTTGGTTAAATAATGCTTCCTTTCTGCGTTTGAAAAATGTGGAAATAGGATATACACTGCCACATGAGGTTCTTTCGCGATGGAAACTGGGTGGACTGCGCTTCTACGCGAATGGATTCAATCTGTTGACTTGGACAAAAGTGAAGGATTATGATCCAGAAGGAAGTAGCGGTAGTGGACAATTCTATCCGCAACAACGAATTATTAATGTAGGTGTAAATTTAAAATTCTAAGGAGGAACATAACAGATGAAATCTTTAAGTAAATATTTCCTGCCTTTGGCTTTGGGAACGACTATCTTTTCAGCTTGCAACAAAAACCTATTGGACGTTACAGCAACTGATCGTATTTCTACGGAAGCTATTGAAACAGATACAGCCGTTTTAGAAGCCTTTGTCATCAATAGATATATTGGCGAGAAAATAATATCAAATGAGGCAGATGGTACTAATCCAGGCTTCGGTCGCGGATTTGAATATGCGCTGTGGTCTTCTCTCACAGACGAATCCATGTATACCAATGATGATAATACCTGGCTTATTACCCGTGGACAATTGTCTCCAGAAAATTTAGGTGCTGCCGGATCGCTTTGGGCGCGTAGCTACCGAAGTATCCGCGAGTGCAATTACGCTAAAAAAGTATTGGCTAATATACAGATGAGTACATTGCATAAGCGCCAATTGGAAGGCGAACTTCAATTTATAAGAGCATTTAGGTATCATGATCTCATTCGAAATTTTGGACGCGTTGTGTTGGTGGGAGATACCGTATATGGATTGAAGGATGATCTAACCAAAGCAAGTCTTTTTGAGCGAAAATCCATGCAAGAAGGTATGGATTATGTAATCAAAGAATTGAATGAAGCGATTGAAAAGCTGCCCGCTGAAAATAACGACAAAACTTGGGTCATGGGGCGGGCCACAAAGGCTGCGGCCATGGCTTTAAAATCGAGATTACTTTTGTATGCCGCAAGTCCATTGTATAATGTCGGAAATTGGGCGGCCGCTGCTCAGGCAGCGCAGGAAGTGATCGCCCTAAATAAGTATAAGCTATACACGGGCGGATACCAATCGTTGTTTTTAACAGACCGAAATCCGGAAACTATTTTTGCCAGATACTACACCAAAAATGCCAATCACGTGCACCTCGAAATTGCCAACGGACCAAATGGCTATGGCGGATGGGGCGGAAATACACCTTACCAAAACTTGGTCGATGCCTATGAAATGAAAAATGGAAAAGCCCCTTTCAACGAGGACGGTACCGTCAACACGGCTTCAGGTTACGATCCGAAAAATCCTTATGTTAACCGCGACCCCCGTTTTGACGCGACTATTTTATATAATGGCGCTTTATACAGAGGTAGGGCCGTGGAAACATTTATACCAAAGGGACAAGATAGTCCGCAAGGAAGTGACAACTGGAATACTTCTAAAACCGGATACTATCTGCGTAAATTTATGAACGATGCCTATCCGCTTCAAAATCCTTGGGGTAATGCGGGATTTCAACCGTGGAATTACTTTCGCTATGCAGAAATCCTTTTGAATTTTGCAGAAGCAGCAAATGAAGCTTACGGTCCAGATGTGTTACCTGCTGGTGGTAGCTTAACAGCGCGACAGGCTTTAAATTTGGTTAGAACACGGGCATCTGTCGATATGCCCGAAATTCCTATGGGACAGTCGAAAGATGAGTTTAGAAAGCAAGTGCGTTACGAGCGCAGAGTTGAGTTAGCGTTTGAAGAACATCGTTTTTACGATGTCAGAAGATGGAAGATTGCGATGGTAACAGAAAATATCCCTGCTTATGGCGTGACTATAGATAAAAATGGTGAGAGTTTTACGTATACACGCAAGGAAGCGCTTTCAGGACGCCGATTTGAAGAAAAGCACTATTGGCTACCGATTCCACGTTCTGAGATATTATCTTCGAATGGACAATTGGAGCAAAATCCTGGCTATTAATTAGCATATTTGTTTACGTAAGTTATTCATCCTCTTGGTTCTGTAAGAAGAGCCAAGAGGATGTTTTTGAGAAATAAATCAACCTTTAATAAATCAAATACTCCATGCGATTAACACTTATTACATTTTTATTGATGAATATTGTGGCGGCAGTTTACGCACAAGAATACAAGTATGGCCCAGCAGAAAAAGATTTTGCGGGTTACCTATTCGCTTATTTTAAAGGGAACGCTGTAGCTGATGAGGCTGTGTGTTTTGCGATTAGCACTGATGGCTATACATATAGGGCTCTAAACGATAATCAACCCATCTTAGACTCAAAGGTTATCAGCAAAACTGGTGGTGTAAGAGACCCGCATATTCTTCGTGGCGACGATGGGAAAACATTTTATATGGTACTGACCGACATGACCTCCTCCAAAGGCTGGGATTCCAACCGCGGAATGGTCTTGTTGAAGTCCCAAGACCTCGTACATTGGTCGCATCAAACAATCGACATTCAGCAGCGCTTTAAAGGCCAGGAAGCCTTGAAAAGGGTGTGGGCACCGCAGACAATATTTGACCCTTCGGTAGGAAAATATATGGTGTATTGGTCTATGCAGCATGGAAACAATCCCGATATCATTTATTATGCTTATGCTAATAAGGAGTTTACCGATTTTGAGTCCGATCCTAAAGTACTTTTTCTACCGAAAAATGGTAAATCTTGTATCGACGGCGATATTATTGAAAAGAATGGTCTGTTCTACCTCTTTTACAAAACCGAAGGACACGGCAATGGTATCAAACTAGCGATAACAGATTCACTGACGTCAGGAAGATGGATTGAACAGCCAGGATATAAACAGCAGACTAAAGATGCTGTGGAAGGATCTAGCGTCTTTAAGATCAATCAGT
The genomic region above belongs to Sphingobacterium zeae and contains:
- a CDS encoding RagB/SusD family nutrient uptake outer membrane protein, which produces MKSLSKYFLPLALGTTIFSACNKNLLDVTATDRISTEAIETDTAVLEAFVINRYIGEKIISNEADGTNPGFGRGFEYALWSSLTDESMYTNDDNTWLITRGQLSPENLGAAGSLWARSYRSIRECNYAKKVLANIQMSTLHKRQLEGELQFIRAFRYHDLIRNFGRVVLVGDTVYGLKDDLTKASLFERKSMQEGMDYVIKELNEAIEKLPAENNDKTWVMGRATKAAAMALKSRLLLYAASPLYNVGNWAAAAQAAQEVIALNKYKLYTGGYQSLFLTDRNPETIFARYYTKNANHVHLEIANGPNGYGGWGGNTPYQNLVDAYEMKNGKAPFNEDGTVNTASGYDPKNPYVNRDPRFDATILYNGALYRGRAVETFIPKGQDSPQGSDNWNTSKTGYYLRKFMNDAYPLQNPWGNAGFQPWNYFRYAEILLNFAEAANEAYGPDVLPAGGSLTARQALNLVRTRASVDMPEIPMGQSKDEFRKQVRYERRVELAFEEHRFYDVRRWKIAMVTENIPAYGVTIDKNGESFTYTRKEALSGRRFEEKHYWLPIPRSEILSSNGQLEQNPGY